In Pseudoalteromonas shioyasakiensis, one DNA window encodes the following:
- a CDS encoding TonB-dependent receptor domain-containing protein, whose product MKSFTPSKLVRSKINHAVLAALVGLSVNTAYAADEAQEIEEVVAVGQRLKGSAGAVLQERQNQAFVADIMGAEQISRTGDGDAASALRRVTGLTLVDGKFIYVRGLGERYSSTQLNSMYVPSPDPTRSVVPLDLFPSDIIESLSVQKSFSPDMPAHFGGGNVNIRTKSIPTDFLFKVDIGTSYNTNNSDTGYFYEGGDDDWMGRDDGTRALPSEFIDAFYGAGLEGDINTTLAERQALMSALDWNISATEKDVDPEMSFSVSLGDRFESEMGTFGVLAAVSYENEWEVAQEKSGTNLGSLGCEDKCFAQYYDGTSTEQNVRWSGTFNIGYEFNSNHKIELTNIALHDMRDRVRNRNFYDANETEEGVRDLRRVDVVYEEREMFSSQLKGTHNFIDFNNLFVDWYAGTSRANRDAPGGVDAVFQRNYDNGSFVSEQLQDVSATNVTREFQVLHDEVDTWGWNMGMPFYGEGYELELKVGGDFSDKTRTANNTTFGITHRGISDDYSFGSRLDEIFAYDNINNDAFYASSTGSGIFDDRTTDGDKYSAAHKLDAYYFMADYFLDNTWRITGGVRWEDFAQVSVPFKAHSNLFDATTDELAEVAIKEDDFYPSLAVTYIMDEEMQFRLNLSETTIRPDMRDVSSTFFVDPLTEFLVRGSPTLQSSKLKNADFRFEWYMASGNNLSVALFYKDITNPIEMVELAGVGGAAPQLLTANAESGELTGIEVDFLTDFSFISADWSSVFLSGNVTLSDSTVKLGIDDSDGVDSLFEQQLKDALDADTVSNIVTNDERRLVGHSEWVANLQMGYDSADGFHSTSLVYNVFGPRIIVPGTRGNEDAEEKPFHSLDLVYSYFPNFNTKVKFKIENILGQDKEIEQEGLSLWKKEEGTKFSLGFSYEF is encoded by the coding sequence ATGAAATCTTTTACCCCCTCTAAACTTGTGCGTTCAAAGATAAACCACGCAGTGCTTGCAGCATTAGTTGGCTTATCAGTGAATACTGCCTATGCAGCGGATGAAGCACAAGAAATTGAAGAAGTGGTTGCTGTAGGACAGCGTTTAAAAGGGAGTGCTGGCGCGGTTCTTCAAGAGCGTCAAAATCAAGCGTTTGTTGCCGATATCATGGGTGCAGAGCAAATCTCTCGTACTGGTGATGGCGATGCTGCATCGGCACTTCGTCGTGTAACAGGTTTGACACTTGTTGATGGCAAGTTCATTTATGTTCGTGGTTTAGGTGAGCGATATTCGAGTACTCAGCTTAATAGCATGTATGTACCAAGTCCTGATCCAACTCGCTCAGTTGTACCGCTTGACTTATTTCCATCAGATATTATTGAAAGTTTAAGTGTTCAAAAATCGTTTTCACCCGATATGCCTGCGCATTTTGGTGGTGGTAACGTAAATATTAGAACTAAATCAATTCCGACTGATTTTTTATTTAAAGTCGATATTGGTACTTCTTATAACACCAATAACAGTGATACAGGCTACTTCTATGAAGGTGGTGATGATGACTGGATGGGGCGTGATGATGGTACTCGTGCGTTACCTAGTGAGTTCATCGATGCCTTTTATGGTGCGGGCCTTGAAGGTGATATCAATACAACATTGGCTGAGCGCCAAGCATTGATGTCGGCTCTTGATTGGAACATTTCAGCAACTGAAAAAGACGTTGATCCTGAAATGAGCTTTTCAGTTTCACTAGGCGATCGCTTTGAAAGTGAAATGGGCACATTTGGTGTGTTAGCTGCGGTTTCTTACGAAAATGAGTGGGAAGTAGCACAAGAGAAAAGTGGCACAAACCTCGGTAGCTTAGGGTGTGAAGACAAGTGTTTTGCTCAGTATTACGATGGTACATCGACTGAACAAAATGTGCGTTGGAGCGGTACATTTAATATTGGTTATGAGTTTAATTCAAACCATAAAATTGAACTGACTAATATTGCCCTGCATGACATGCGTGACCGTGTTCGTAATCGTAATTTTTATGATGCCAACGAAACGGAAGAAGGTGTACGTGATCTTCGCCGTGTTGATGTTGTGTATGAAGAGCGTGAAATGTTCTCTAGCCAGTTAAAAGGCACACACAACTTTATCGACTTTAACAACTTGTTTGTTGATTGGTACGCAGGTACAAGCCGTGCAAACCGTGATGCACCAGGTGGTGTAGACGCTGTTTTCCAACGTAACTACGACAATGGTTCGTTTGTTTCTGAGCAATTACAAGACGTTTCAGCAACTAACGTAACACGTGAATTCCAAGTGCTTCATGACGAAGTTGATACTTGGGGTTGGAACATGGGTATGCCATTTTATGGTGAAGGCTATGAGCTTGAGCTAAAAGTGGGTGGCGACTTCTCAGATAAAACCCGTACAGCAAACAACACCACATTTGGGATTACACACCGCGGTATTTCAGATGATTATTCATTTGGTTCACGTTTAGATGAGATTTTTGCTTACGATAACATCAATAATGATGCTTTCTATGCAAGCTCAACGGGTTCAGGCATTTTTGATGACAGAACAACAGACGGCGATAAATACAGTGCAGCACATAAGTTAGATGCATATTACTTTATGGCTGATTACTTCCTAGACAACACGTGGCGTATTACCGGTGGTGTGCGTTGGGAAGATTTCGCTCAAGTATCAGTACCATTTAAGGCGCATAGTAACTTATTTGATGCCACTACGGATGAACTCGCTGAAGTAGCAATTAAAGAAGATGATTTTTATCCTTCTTTAGCTGTGACTTATATCATGGATGAAGAGATGCAATTTCGTTTAAATTTAAGCGAAACAACGATTCGTCCAGATATGCGTGATGTAAGTTCTACGTTCTTCGTTGACCCGTTAACAGAGTTTCTAGTTCGTGGTTCACCGACACTACAAAGTTCAAAACTGAAAAATGCTGACTTCCGTTTTGAATGGTATATGGCATCGGGTAATAATCTATCAGTTGCATTGTTCTACAAAGACATTACAAACCCTATTGAAATGGTAGAGCTTGCGGGTGTAGGTGGTGCTGCGCCACAGTTATTAACTGCAAACGCTGAATCAGGTGAGTTAACGGGTATTGAAGTTGATTTCTTGACTGACTTTAGCTTTATCAGTGCAGATTGGTCGAGTGTGTTCTTGTCGGGTAACGTTACGCTATCTGATTCAACTGTGAAACTAGGTATCGATGATTCTGACGGCGTTGATTCGTTGTTTGAGCAGCAATTAAAAGATGCACTTGATGCAGATACAGTGTCTAACATTGTTACTAACGATGAGCGCCGTTTAGTGGGGCACTCTGAGTGGGTAGCAAACTTACAAATGGGTTATGACTCTGCTGATGGTTTCCATTCGACATCACTTGTCTATAACGTGTTTGGTCCACGTATTATTGTACCGGGTACTCGCGGTAACGAAGATGCTGAAGAGAAGCCATTCCATTCGCTTGATTTAGTTTATTCTTACTTCCCGAACTTCAACACAAAAGTTAAGTTCAAAATTGAAAACATCCTTGGTCAAGATAAAGAAATTGAACAAGAAGGTTTATCGCTTTGGAAGAAAGAAGAAGGCACTAAGTTTAGCTTAGGCTTCAGCTACGAGTTTTAA
- a CDS encoding tetratricopeptide repeat protein — protein sequence MKPLKVAVICAAAFTSSLVVPSVVSMLPGVTLATAYAQEQKTKRVPALREKVYSQLARAQKLADDGDAKAGLEALDSIQERSSSMNSYEIAMMHNFYGFIYYNENDLDKAIASFEKVVNEDAIPETLRVSTTFSLAQLAMANSDYEKVIKYLAQWDVINDKPKTDAYYVLKSQAYYQLKDYQKGIENINLAIAEADSKGEMPKENWLILQRAMYYSLNQSDKVVEVLERLVKLYNKPEYWVQLGGMYGETGAEKKQLAILEAAYQQGFMKSKSDLRQLSQVYLYNGLAFKAANVMSKAMQDGVAEKSAKNYAFVAEAMVQAKEGEKSLAYFAKAADLVTHGQYEQRIAEVSINLEKYEEAADAARKALDKGGLEFESNVYVALGMAQYNLQNFDASILAFEQAEKHKKSQRLAEQWIKYVKREKVHAETLRTALL from the coding sequence ATGAAACCTTTAAAAGTTGCCGTGATTTGCGCGGCTGCTTTCACAAGCAGCCTTGTAGTACCAAGCGTTGTTAGTATGTTACCAGGTGTCACTCTGGCAACAGCTTACGCTCAAGAGCAAAAAACTAAACGAGTACCTGCACTGCGCGAAAAAGTGTATAGCCAATTAGCACGAGCACAAAAGCTGGCTGATGATGGTGATGCAAAAGCAGGGCTAGAAGCACTTGATAGTATTCAAGAGCGCTCTTCGAGCATGAACTCGTATGAAATTGCCATGATGCATAATTTCTACGGTTTTATTTACTACAACGAAAACGACCTAGATAAAGCAATTGCGTCGTTTGAAAAAGTAGTAAACGAAGATGCGATTCCAGAAACATTACGAGTAAGCACCACCTTTAGCTTAGCGCAACTTGCAATGGCTAATAGCGATTACGAAAAGGTAATCAAATATTTAGCACAGTGGGATGTGATTAACGACAAGCCTAAAACAGATGCTTATTATGTATTGAAATCTCAAGCGTATTATCAGCTTAAAGATTACCAAAAAGGCATTGAAAACATTAACCTAGCTATCGCAGAAGCTGACAGTAAAGGTGAGATGCCAAAAGAAAACTGGTTAATCTTACAGCGTGCTATGTACTACTCACTTAATCAGTCTGACAAAGTGGTCGAGGTACTTGAGCGTTTAGTTAAGCTTTACAACAAGCCAGAGTACTGGGTTCAGTTAGGTGGCATGTACGGTGAAACGGGCGCAGAGAAAAAGCAATTAGCGATTTTAGAAGCGGCATATCAACAAGGTTTCATGAAATCTAAATCAGATTTACGTCAATTATCACAAGTGTATTTATACAACGGCCTGGCTTTTAAAGCGGCGAACGTGATGAGTAAAGCTATGCAAGACGGTGTCGCTGAAAAATCAGCGAAAAATTATGCCTTTGTTGCAGAAGCAATGGTACAAGCAAAAGAGGGTGAAAAGTCACTTGCTTACTTTGCAAAAGCTGCTGATTTAGTAACGCATGGTCAGTACGAACAACGTATTGCAGAGGTAAGCATTAACCTTGAAAAATACGAAGAAGCAGCGGATGCAGCACGTAAAGCCCTCGATAAAGGCGGCTTAGAGTTTGAATCGAATGTGTATGTTGCCTTAGGTATGGCGCAGTACAATTTACAAAACTTTGATGCCTCGATTTTAGCGTTTGAACAAGCGGAAAAACATAAAAAGTCGCAGCGTTTAGCTGAGCAATGGATCAAGTATGTGAAGCGTGAAAAAGTGCACGCCGAAACATTACGTACCGCTTTACTCTAA
- a CDS encoding energy transducer TonB, with protein sequence MRYIVALIIAGIVTVMLFLGMQALISGGEGAMSEPVKGNVLDFVRLKKEETVQKKERKPQKPPTPKEPPPPMESPQMQNSDPNASNANFDFGASVEADVNLAGGLALESSDGEYLPIVKVAPVYPRRALSRGIEGYVIVEFTVTKQGTVRDPKVIKAEPESLFDRAAMDAALKFKYKPRVVNGEAVEVAGVQNKISFQING encoded by the coding sequence ATGCGTTATATAGTTGCATTAATCATCGCTGGTATCGTGACTGTCATGCTGTTTTTAGGCATGCAGGCACTGATCAGCGGTGGTGAAGGGGCCATGTCTGAGCCCGTAAAAGGAAACGTACTTGATTTTGTTCGTCTGAAAAAAGAAGAGACAGTGCAAAAGAAAGAACGTAAACCGCAAAAGCCACCAACGCCAAAAGAGCCACCTCCGCCAATGGAATCACCGCAAATGCAAAACAGTGATCCTAACGCGAGCAATGCCAATTTTGACTTTGGTGCCAGTGTGGAAGCCGACGTTAACTTAGCTGGCGGCTTAGCCCTTGAATCAAGCGATGGTGAATACCTGCCGATTGTAAAAGTAGCGCCTGTTTACCCGCGCCGAGCTTTATCGCGTGGAATTGAAGGCTATGTGATTGTTGAGTTTACAGTAACCAAGCAAGGCACAGTACGTGACCCGAAAGTTATTAAAGCTGAACCAGAGTCATTGTTTGACCGCGCTGCGATGGATGCAGCACTTAAATTTAAATATAAACCGCGCGTTGTTAACGGTGAAGCTGTTGAAGTAGCGGGCGTACAGAACAAAATTTCTTTCCAAATTAACGGTTAG
- a CDS encoding ExbD/TolR family protein, giving the protein MRAPLGNLFQEDDAEEINMTPMLDVVFIMLIFFIVTASFVKEAGIDVNRPEAATAVKKERANILVAISDKGEIWINKRQVDVRAVQANIERLKAENPQGSVVIQADKKATTDVLIKVMDASRAAGAFDVSIAAQEAS; this is encoded by the coding sequence ATGAGAGCGCCACTAGGTAACTTATTTCAAGAAGACGACGCTGAAGAAATCAACATGACGCCAATGCTAGACGTTGTTTTCATCATGCTTATCTTCTTTATCGTAACAGCATCATTCGTAAAAGAAGCCGGTATTGATGTAAACCGTCCTGAAGCTGCAACGGCAGTGAAAAAAGAGCGTGCCAACATCTTAGTTGCTATTTCTGACAAAGGTGAAATTTGGATCAACAAACGCCAAGTAGATGTTCGTGCAGTACAAGCAAATATCGAGCGCTTAAAAGCTGAAAACCCACAAGGTAGCGTGGTTATTCAAGCTGATAAGAAAGCCACAACTGATGTACTTATTAAAGTAATGGATGCATCGCGAGCTGCAGGCGCATTTGATGTGTCGATTGCTGCGCAAGAAGCATCATAA
- a CDS encoding MotA/TolQ/ExbB proton channel family protein codes for MVLLIDAINALRDFLDTGGQVLLVIGVLIFAMWLLILERFMYFFGGFKRYKKDVKSTWSNRAERNSWNAEQIRQAMISRAGMQLNNNLALINVMVALCPLLGLLGTVTGMIEVFDVMAITGTGSARSMASGVSKATIPTMAGMVGALSGVFASTFLQRRAKREVQLLEDKMVLDH; via the coding sequence ATGGTGCTATTGATTGATGCAATCAATGCTCTACGTGATTTCCTCGACACAGGTGGCCAAGTTCTCTTGGTCATCGGGGTCCTCATCTTCGCGATGTGGTTATTGATACTTGAGCGTTTTATGTATTTCTTTGGTGGCTTTAAACGCTACAAGAAAGACGTAAAAAGCACTTGGAGCAATAGAGCAGAGCGTAACAGCTGGAACGCAGAGCAAATTCGCCAAGCGATGATTTCACGCGCTGGCATGCAACTAAATAATAACCTTGCGCTAATCAACGTAATGGTTGCGTTATGTCCACTTTTAGGTCTGTTAGGTACCGTAACCGGCATGATCGAAGTATTTGATGTAATGGCAATTACAGGCACAGGCAGTGCACGTTCGATGGCATCAGGGGTGTCTAAAGCCACTATCCCAACGATGGCCGGTATGGTGGGTGCACTTTCAGGGGTTTTCGCGTCAACGTTCTTACAACGTCGTGCAAAACGCGAAGTGCAATTACTTGAAGACAAAATGGTCTTAGACCACTAA
- a CDS encoding MotA/TolQ/ExbB proton channel family protein — MKLLTKMTKMAVFAAGLGFAGSSLAAEPMDLDSLLKTLEQGKAQQSAENKQREQEFMARQNEQVQMLKDTQAKRTAMLNESERLETQFEENEVKLANLTDTLSNRMGSLKELFGVLQQVAGDSSNKFMTSVVSAELPGRSNFMDELAQKMGSTSKLASIDDIEKVWFELQREMTEQGKVSRFTTDVIVEGGSKAQKEVVRVGAFNLIADGKYLEYTPATNTISQLTRQPSSRYTATAADLQQANSGVVPFALDPTGGSILGLLVQAPDTEEQVHQGGTVGYIILGVGLIALLIALERFVSLMIMGSKIRRQLKDTVARDDNPLGRVMKVKDQYPDVAYDTLELKLSEAIIREMPKITRNLTLIKIISVVAPLLGLLGTVTGMINTFQAITLFGTGDPKLMAGGISQALVTTVLGLVVAIPTVFLYTLLNTRSKNMLLILQEQSAGIIAERSEKGA, encoded by the coding sequence ATGAAATTATTAACGAAAATGACAAAAATGGCCGTGTTTGCAGCTGGCCTTGGTTTTGCTGGTAGCAGCCTAGCAGCTGAGCCAATGGATTTAGACTCATTACTAAAAACATTAGAGCAAGGTAAAGCACAGCAAAGCGCCGAAAATAAACAACGTGAACAAGAGTTCATGGCGCGTCAGAATGAACAAGTACAAATGCTTAAAGATACACAAGCAAAACGTACTGCAATGCTTAACGAATCAGAGCGTTTAGAAACTCAATTTGAAGAAAACGAAGTAAAGCTAGCTAACTTAACAGACACACTTTCAAACCGCATGGGTTCACTTAAAGAGCTATTCGGTGTGTTACAACAAGTAGCGGGTGATTCAAGCAATAAATTCATGACGTCAGTTGTTTCTGCAGAGCTTCCTGGTCGTAGTAACTTCATGGATGAACTAGCACAAAAAATGGGTTCAACGTCAAAGCTTGCTTCTATCGATGATATCGAAAAAGTATGGTTTGAATTACAACGCGAAATGACTGAGCAAGGTAAAGTATCTCGCTTTACAACAGATGTTATCGTTGAAGGTGGCAGCAAAGCACAAAAAGAAGTGGTGCGTGTTGGTGCATTTAACTTAATCGCAGACGGTAAATACCTTGAGTACACACCGGCTACGAACACAATCAGCCAGCTTACACGTCAGCCTAGCAGCCGTTACACAGCAACTGCAGCTGATTTACAGCAAGCAAACTCAGGTGTCGTACCGTTCGCACTTGACCCTACAGGTGGTTCAATCTTAGGTCTTTTAGTACAAGCACCTGATACTGAAGAGCAAGTTCACCAAGGTGGTACGGTTGGTTACATCATCTTAGGAGTTGGCTTAATCGCTTTACTAATCGCACTTGAGCGTTTTGTATCTCTAATGATTATGGGTAGCAAAATCCGTCGTCAGCTTAAAGACACAGTAGCACGTGATGACAATCCACTTGGTCGCGTAATGAAAGTGAAAGATCAGTACCCAGATGTAGCGTACGACACGCTTGAGCTTAAATTAAGCGAAGCAATCATTCGTGAAATGCCAAAAATAACTCGTAACCTGACGTTAATTAAGATTATCTCTGTGGTAGCACCACTACTTGGTCTACTAGGTACGGTAACCGGTATGATTAACACCTTCCAAGCAATTACCTTGTTCGGTACAGGTGACCCTAAACTAATGGCGGGTGGTATTTCTCAGGCACTTGTAACAACGGTACTTGGTCTGGTTGTGGCTATCCCAACAGTATTCTTATACACACTTCTTAACACGCGTTCTAAAAACATGCTGTTGATTTTACAAGAGCAAAGCGCAGGTATCATCGCAGAGCGAAGCGAGAAAGGAGCATAA
- a CDS encoding DUF3450 domain-containing protein — MKGVKPLILAGIVAASAAVHANDLDKVIDKSSEINKSAAQSQTKIDKIADSMQGRLQQFKALNKEIDGLTVYNAQLTKQLNNQIAEMDALNESMDQVSVIERQITPLMMRMITGLEQFVALDVPFLTEERSKRIASLKEMMDRADITSSEKFRRLLEAYQVEVDYGRTIEAYTALLNVDGQEREVDFLRIGRLELIYLTRDGKKAGSWDKETKSFVELPDSAISQINKGLRIARKQLAPDMLTLPVHAAE, encoded by the coding sequence ATGAAAGGCGTTAAACCACTGATTTTAGCAGGTATTGTAGCGGCATCTGCAGCAGTACATGCAAACGATCTAGATAAAGTAATTGATAAAAGCAGCGAGATAAACAAATCTGCAGCGCAATCACAAACTAAAATCGACAAGATTGCAGATTCAATGCAAGGTCGTTTACAACAATTTAAAGCCCTTAATAAAGAAATTGACGGCTTAACTGTTTATAACGCGCAACTTACTAAGCAATTAAATAACCAAATTGCAGAAATGGACGCGTTAAACGAGTCAATGGATCAGGTGTCAGTTATTGAGCGTCAAATTACGCCGTTAATGATGCGTATGATCACAGGTCTTGAGCAATTCGTTGCACTAGACGTGCCTTTCTTAACTGAAGAACGTAGTAAGCGTATTGCATCATTAAAAGAAATGATGGACCGCGCAGACATCACTTCAAGTGAAAAATTCCGCCGCTTACTTGAAGCTTACCAAGTAGAAGTTGATTACGGTCGCACTATCGAAGCGTACACAGCATTATTGAATGTAGATGGCCAAGAGCGCGAAGTGGATTTCTTACGCATTGGTCGTTTAGAACTTATTTATTTAACACGCGACGGCAAAAAAGCAGGTAGCTGGGATAAAGAAACAAAATCGTTTGTTGAATTACCAGATTCTGCAATCAGCCAAATCAATAAAGGTTTACGCATTGCTCGTAAGCAACTTGCCCCAGATATGTTAACACTGCCAGTCCACGCTGCTGAATAA
- a CDS encoding DsbA family protein → MAKLIYVYDPMCSWCWGYRETWLKLKAALGDKLAIEYKVGGLAPDSDEPMPKEMQQFLQQTWQRIEQQLGTPFNHEFWHTAQPRRSTYPACRAVLVVRQHNKEHEMLYAIQKAYYLDAQNPSDISTLASLAEQIGLEKNAFIKEIESEKINSLLMAEINQARSLPIQGFPSLVLDDKGLFAAIPVNYQDWQSTYQQILSHI, encoded by the coding sequence ATGGCAAAGCTAATTTATGTATACGACCCAATGTGTAGTTGGTGCTGGGGCTACAGAGAAACCTGGTTAAAACTAAAAGCAGCCCTTGGCGATAAACTTGCTATTGAATACAAAGTAGGTGGCCTCGCGCCTGATTCAGATGAGCCAATGCCAAAAGAGATGCAGCAGTTTTTACAGCAAACATGGCAACGTATAGAACAGCAGCTTGGCACGCCATTTAATCATGAGTTTTGGCATACCGCGCAACCACGCCGCTCTACTTACCCAGCATGCCGTGCTGTGCTTGTTGTAAGGCAGCACAATAAAGAGCACGAGATGCTCTACGCCATTCAAAAAGCCTACTACTTAGATGCACAAAATCCATCTGACATCAGCACTCTTGCAAGCCTTGCTGAGCAAATAGGGTTAGAAAAAAACGCATTCATTAAAGAAATTGAAAGTGAAAAAATAAATTCGTTACTTATGGCCGAAATAAACCAAGCCAGAAGCTTACCTATTCAAGGTTTTCCGTCTTTAGTCCTTGATGATAAAGGGCTCTTCGCTGCTATTCCTGTTAATTATCAAGACTGGCAAAGCACATACCAGCAAATCCTATCCCATATTTAG
- a CDS encoding GGDEF domain-containing protein, with amino-acid sequence MDQNWLNAITLNSVDTADKQRRAFTLFTMAFFAIVLITSLVLSNYQIYALPLTIMLVVSDITIVLCMLYYFRTGALVSVSCIILSIILLLCVALVYTGGKENTALYWLMFYPIVAYVTLGLKVGSVLVGIMYASAVALLFSPNFGQAHYGQVETSRFLASFTMVILFSGISEYFRQKSHQKIADITLIEKRDALTDPLTGLANRRYIYEHIQPRLEAEAANYLPMSVLLIDLDNFKSLNDTYGHDFGDQALIAFTSMLHDKLRGTDIKARYGGEEFIILLPKAGLSIAHAVAEKLRSYVAEKQIPYDVGQSVTITCSIGIASLERGSQFSKAIKQADDNLYKAKAKGRNVVVSDLTEIS; translated from the coding sequence TTGGATCAAAATTGGCTTAATGCCATTACTTTAAACAGTGTCGACACGGCGGATAAACAGCGCCGTGCCTTCACGCTATTTACTATGGCTTTTTTTGCCATCGTATTAATCACTTCGTTAGTGTTATCTAACTATCAAATTTACGCCTTACCGCTCACTATTATGTTAGTGGTGAGCGATATAACTATTGTGCTGTGCATGCTCTATTACTTTCGCACTGGTGCTTTAGTCTCTGTAAGCTGCATTATTTTATCGATTATTTTGCTGCTCTGTGTGGCACTGGTATACACCGGCGGCAAAGAAAACACCGCTTTATATTGGCTCATGTTTTACCCTATTGTGGCTTATGTCACTTTAGGGTTAAAAGTAGGCAGTGTGTTGGTTGGAATTATGTATGCTAGTGCAGTTGCACTGCTCTTTAGCCCCAACTTTGGGCAAGCACATTACGGGCAAGTTGAAACCTCACGCTTTTTAGCCTCTTTCACTATGGTGATTTTATTCTCTGGGATCAGTGAATACTTTAGGCAAAAAAGCCATCAAAAAATTGCTGATATTACCTTAATAGAAAAACGCGATGCATTAACAGACCCACTCACAGGTCTTGCTAATCGTCGTTATATTTATGAACATATTCAGCCGCGCCTTGAAGCTGAAGCGGCTAATTACTTACCTATGTCGGTATTATTAATTGATTTAGATAACTTTAAATCACTAAATGATACTTATGGTCATGACTTTGGCGATCAGGCATTAATAGCCTTTACCTCTATGCTGCACGATAAATTACGTGGTACAGATATAAAAGCACGTTATGGCGGCGAAGAGTTTATTATTTTGCTACCAAAAGCGGGGCTTAGCATTGCCCATGCTGTGGCTGAAAAACTGCGTAGTTATGTCGCCGAAAAACAGATCCCTTATGATGTTGGGCAGTCTGTGACTATTACGTGCAGTATTGGTATTGCCAGCCTTGAGCGTGGCAGCCAATTTAGTAAAGCGATTAAACAAGCAGACGACAACCTCTATAAAGCCAAAGCAAAAGGGCGTAATGTAGTAGTCTCTGATTTAACTGAGATAAGCTAA